From the genome of Arthrobacter russicus:
GGGACCACGCTGATCATCGTGAGCCACGAGATCGGTTTCGCCAGGGAAATCGCGGATCGAATCGTGTTCCTGGACCAGGGGCAGGTGGTCGACCAAGGGCCGCCGGCCCATATTTTCGGCCCGCAGGCGCATCCGCGCACCCGGGCGTTCCTGGCCAAAGTACTCTGAGGAGCATCGATGAAATTCAAGGTTTTGCCGGCATTGCTGTTGGCCGGACTCTTGTCGCTGACCGGTTGCGGCGCCCCGGACCCGACGCCGGCCCAGGCTGCAGGCGCGGCCGGAGGTCCGGCCGCCGCGACCGGCCCTGCCGTCCGGATCAACACGAGCCCGGAGCAGAACCGGATCCGGGCCGACCGGGATCCGGATGCGGCGGCGCTGCTGCCGCAAAAGAACCGGGACCGCGCGCGCCTGGTCGTGGCAACTACCGCCGGTTCGGCGCCGTTGAGCTTCCACGCGAGCGACGACAAGACCGTGATCGGATCGGAACTCGACCTGGCCCAGCTGGTCGCCGACAAATTGGGGCTGGCCTTGGAGATCCAGGTGACGTCCTGGGAGAGCTGGCCGCTGAAGACGCAATCAGGCGACTACGACGCGGTGTTTTCGAACGTCGGAATCAACGACGAACGGAGGAAGATTTTTGACTTCGCGAGTTATCGGGCGGCCTATATGGGATTCGTCGCGGCGGCCGGATCGACCCGGCGGCTCGAGTCCGCGGAAGACATCGCGGGTCTGAAGATCGCGGTCGGGCCCGGAACCAACCAGGAGAAGATTCTGCTGGCCTGGAACGAGACCCTGCTGAAAGCCGGCCGGGCACCGGCCGAGCTGGTCAATTTCGGCAGCGCGAGCGATACTCTGCTGAGCCTGCAATCGGGTCGGATCGATGCGGCACTGCAGCCGTATCCGACCGCGGTCTACCAACAAGCCACGGCATCCGGAGTGAAAGTCGTCGGCAAAGTCAATGCCGGCTGGCCCAAAGAGACCTTGGTCGCAGCGACCACCGCGAAAGGAAACGGGCTGGCCGCGGCCTTGTCCGCAGCGATCAATTCGGCAATCCGGGACGGCAGCTACGGCAAGGTCCTGGACCGCTGGGGATTGGCCGAGGAAGCGCTGCCCGAGTCGACGGTGGTCTCATGAAACCGCGGAATCTGCGGCAACGCCCCGGGCCCCGGTCCCGGCTGCGGCTGCTTGGCTCGCTGCTCCTGCTGCTCAGTTTGCCCGGCGTGCTCAATGCCTGTGCCGACCCGTCTCCAGCCAGTCTGGCCCCGGCCGGGACCTCGGACCCGGTGGCTTCGCCAACCGGGCCGGCAGCCACCGGGGAACCCATCCGCGCGGCATTGAACCCGGCCGCCGCCGCGCTGCTGCCCGGTAGTTTCGCAGCACGCGGCACGCTCGTGGTCGGCAACGCCCCGGGATCCGCGCCTTTGGGCTTCTATGCCGCCGACAACGTGACGGTCGTCGGCTCCGAGCCGGCGATGGCGCAGCTCCTGGCCGATGCGCTGGGACTGAAACTCTCGCTCCAGGCGACCAGTTGGGCCGATTGGCCGTTGGGGCTGGGGTCGGGCAAATACGACGCGGTGATATCCAACGTCACCGTCACCGAAGAGCGCAAAGAGCGCTTCGACTTTTCCAGCTACCGCAATGACCAGCTTGGCTTCTATGCCCGCCGGGACAGCCCGATCAGCAAGATCGAGCGGGCCGCGGACGTGGCCGGAAAGAAGATCATCGTGGGTTCCGGCACCAATCAGGAGAAGGTCCTGCTCGCCTGGGACGCCGAGAACCGGGCTGCGGGATTGGCTGCCGTCGAGTTCCAGTATTACGACGATGCTTCGGCAAGCGATCTGGCGATCCAATCGGGCCGGTCGGATCTGAGCTTCGGTCCGAACGCCACCGGGGCCTACAAGGCTGCGGTCAGCGGTAAGACCAAGCTGGTGGGCCTGGTGTCCGGCGGCTGGCCGGACACTGCGGAAATCGCCGTGACGAGCAAAAAGGGCTCCGGCCTGGCTGCGGCGTTCACCGCCGCGCTCAATGGGCTGATCGAGGACGGGAGCTACGCCAAGGTGCTCGAACGGTGGGGGCTATCCAGCGAAGCGATCCGGCAATCCCGGACCAATCCGCCCGGCTTGCCGAGACGTTGAGCTCGGTTTGCCGGATTGGACGCCGCACCCGCCGGAATCCGATTCACTCCGAGACCGCTACGCCGCTTAGGATTGGTGCGTGACCACATCGACTAATGGCAAATTCGACCGCACCCCGCTGATCGCCGGCAACTGGAAGATGAACATGGACCACGTCCAGGGCATCACTTTGCTGCAGAAGCTGGCTTGGACGCTCTCCGATGCGAAACACGACTTCGGCAGGGTGGAGGTGGCGGTGTTCCCGCCGTTCACCGATCTGCGCGGCGTGCAGACCCTGGTGCAGGGCGACCAATTGAAAGTAGTCTACGGCGGCCAGGATCTTTCGGATCAGGATTCCGGGGCGTACACCGGGGACATCTCCGGGGCGTTTCTGGCGAAGCTGGGCTGCCGTTACGTTTTGGTCGGGCACAGCGAACGGCGCTCGATCCACGGGGAGAGCGACGAGCTGCTCAACCGCAAGCTGAAGGCGGCGTACCGGCATGCGTTGACCCCGATCCTCTGCGTCGGCGAAGGCCTGGAGATCCGCCAGGCCGGAACCCATGTGGCGCACACGCTGGACCAGGTGCGCGCCGGGGTGGCCGGTTTGACCGAAGCGCAGGCGGCCGAGCTGGTCATCGCCTATGAACCGGTCTGGGCGATCGGGACCGGCGAAGTCGCCGGTCCGGAAGACGCCCAGGAGATGTGCGCGGCGATCCGGGCCGAGCTCGCTGAGCTGTTCGACCAGGCGATCGCGGACAAGATCCGATTGCTCTACGGCGGATCGGTCAAAGCCAGCAATGCGGCAGCGATTTTGCGCGAACGCGACGTCGACGGCGTGTTGGTCGGCGGCGCGAGTTTGGACCCGGCCGAGTTTGCTAATATTGTCAGGTTCGAGTCGCATCTTTTGACTGACTGAACAGTTTCGACCAAGCGACCTGCTTGGACCACCGCGGAAGGGCTACTGTGCAAGTACTCACCATCATCCTGCAGATCCTGCTGGGCATTACATCGTTGTTGCTCACCTTGCTGATCCTGCTGCACAAGGGCCGGGGTGGCGGCCTTTCCGATATGTTCGGCGGTGGCATGTCCTCGTCGCTCGGCTCGTCCGGCGTCGCGGAGAAGAATCTCAACCGGTTCACGGTCATCCTGGGTTTGACCTGGGGCGTTGTGATTGTGGCGCTCGGCTTGGTGATCAAGTTTTCCACGGTTTCCTGACCCTGGTCAGGGCAAACCGAAAATCCCCGGGATCCGAAAGGATCCCGGGGATTTCTTTTTGGCCCAGGCCGGGCGGACGGCCCGAGCAGGGTGCCCGATCAACTTTACTGCAACATCAGATTCTCCGGGACTTTGGCTGCCGCATCCTGGTCGATCAGCCACAGGGTTTTCGACCGTCCGGCCGGACCGGCCGCCGGAACCTGCACTGGATTGGCTCCGGCCAAAGCGAGCCCGACGGCGCCGGCTTTGTCGCTGCCCGCAGCCACCATCCAGACCTCCTGGGCCGAGTTGATCGCCGGAAGGGTCAGCGAAACCCGGGATGGCGGCGGTTTGGGCGAGTTCTCCACGCCGACCGCGACAGCTGCTTTCTCCCGGATCCCGGCCATTTCCGGGAAAAGCGAAGCGATATGGGCATCCGGCCCGATGCCCAGCAGGAGTACGTCGAAACGCGGCAGCTTCGTGCGGAGCTGTGCTTCGGCGTCTGCCTCGGCGCCGTCGGCGGCCTCATCGTCGGCTGGCTCTGCGGAAGCCGCGAGTTCCTGGGCGTAGCTTTCAGCGGCCGAGAACGGGTCCGGAAAACGGTCCGGACCGCCCATCGGGTGCACCCGGGCCGGGTCCACGCCGATCCTGGACAGCAGGGCGTCCTGGGCTTGTTTGGCGTTGGTTTCCGGGTCGCCGGCCGGCAGGAAACGCTCGTCGCCCCACCAGAAGTTCACTTTCGACCAGTCGACCGCGGGATAGGCGGGCGAGTCCAGAACTGCTTTGAGCGTTGCGATGCCGACTGTGCCGCCGGTCAGCACCACGGTGGCTTCACCGCGTTCGTTCTGCGTGTCGAGCAGCTTGGTGATCAGCCGGGCCGCAGTAGCGGCCGCCAACACGTCGAAACTCGGATGGACGTTGATGCGGATGCTCATCAGGATTCTCCCCCTTCACTGGCCAGCAACGACTGCAGGCCTTCGGTGATGACTTCGCCGAAGACTTCGTCCGGATCCAATCTGCGCAACTCCTCGGAGAGGCAGTCCTGCAGGCTCCTCCGGGGCAGCGAAATGTGTTGCACCGGTTGTTCCGGCTGGGTCAGCGTCGCTTCCAGGACGCCGGGGCGCAGCAGCTCGATCGAGCCGCCCGGGCGTTCCAGCAGGACCCGGCGGATTCCGGTTCCGGCCGGATCCTCGATCACCGTCGTAGGCACCTGGAGCGCCTTGTGCAGCCAGGCCGCCAAGAGCAGCGTGCTGGGGGAGTCGGAAGCGCCTTCCACGGTCACCGCGGTGACCGGCGAGTCGTCGAGCTGATCGAAGGCGGCGGCGAGCTGGATCCGCCAATTGGTGAGCCGGGTCCAGGCGAGATCGGTGTCGCCTTCGGCGAAGCTGGCGCTGATGTGCTTGAGCGCTTCCCGCGGATTGGCTTCATTGGCCGAATCCGTGATCCGCCGATGCGCGATCTTGCCGATCGAGGTCTGCGAAGCGACTTCGGGCATGCCGTGCGGCCACCATGCCACAATCGGTGCATCGGGCAGCAACAAGGCGGAAACCAAGGATTCGCTTTGCGAACCGAGTTCGCCGTAGCCGTGCAGCACGATGACTTCCGAAGCTCCGGCGTCCCCGCCGACCCGGATCTGGGCGTCCAGCCGGGTCGCTTCGCCGGCTTCGCCTTCGGCCAGCACGATGATCCGGCAAGGATGCTCGCGACTGGCCAGGTTGGCTGCTTCGATCGCCTCTTCTTCGTAACCGCCCTTGGTCAGCACCACCAGGGTCAAGACCCGGCCGAGCGTGACCACGCCGCCCTGTTCGCGCATCGATTGGATCTCTTTGGAGATCTTAGAGGTGGTGGTATTCGGCAAATCGACAATCACGGCCTTCTCCAGCTTCGTCCGTCCCTGGCCAGCAACTCGTCTGCTGACGCCGGGCCCCAGCTCCCGGGCTGATAGGCCTCGGGTTGTTGGTTTTTCGCCGCCCAGAAATCTTCGAAGGGATCGAGGATTTTCCAGGACAGTTCCACTTCCTGGTGCCGGGGGAACAGCGGCGGTTCGCCCAGCAGCACATCCAGGATGAGCCTTTCGTAGGCTTCCGGGCTGGATTCGGTGAAGGCATGGCCGTAACCGAAGTCCATGGTCACATCGCGGACCTCCATTTGGGTTCCGGGGACCTTCGAGCCGAATCTGATCGTGACGCCTTCGTCGGGCTGGACCCGGATCACCACCGCATTCTGGCCGAATTCATCCTCGCCGTGGTCGGTGAAGAGCAGGTTCGGCGCCTTTTTGAACACCACCGCGATCTCGGTGACCCGGCGGCCCAAACGCTTTCCGGTGCGCAGGTAGAACGGCACGCCGGCCCAACGACGGGTGTTGATGTCGAGTCGGATCGCGGCGTACGTCTCGGTCGTGGAGTCCGCCGGAATGCCCTCTTCTTCCAGATAACCGAGCACCTTCTCGCCGCCTTGCCAGCCGCCGGCGAACTGGCCGCGGGCCGAATGACCGGAGAGATCGTCGGGCAACTTGACCGCGGAGAGCACTTTCTCCTTTTCCGCGCGCAGGTCTTCGGCGTTGAACGAGATCGGCTCTTCCATCGCGGTCAGCGCCAGGAGCTGGAGCAAGTGGTTCTGGATCACGTCACGGGCGGCACCGACGCCGTCGTAATACCCGGCCCGGCCCCCGGTACCGATGTCCTCGGCCATGGTGATCTGCACATGGTCGACGTAGTTGGCATTCCACAGCGGTTCGAACAGCTGGTTCGCGAACCGCAGGGCCAAGAGATTCTGTACGGTCTCTTTGCCCAAATAGTGGTCGATCCGGAAGACCGCGTCCGGCGGGAACACCGATTCGACCACGTCGTTGAGCGCCCGCGCCGATTTCAGGTCGTGGCCGAACGGCTTTTCGATCACCACCCGGCGCCAGGACTGCGGAGTCGACTGCGCCAGCCCGTGCGCGGAGAGCTGCCGGCAGACCAGTTCGAAGGCCTTGGGCGGGATCGACAGGTAGAACGCGTGGTTGCCCCGGGTGCCGCGGTCCGCGTCGAGTTCTTCCAACGTCGCTTTCAGCCGCTCGAAGGCCGCGTCGTCGTCGAATTCGCCCTGCACGAACCGGATGCCCTCGGAAAGCTGGTTCCAGACTGCCTCGTCGAACGGCGTGCGCGAATGGGCTTTGACCGAGTCCTTGACCTCCTGGGCGAAGTCTTCGTTCTCCCATTCCCGGCGCGCGAACCCGACCAAGGCGAAGCTCGGTGGCAGCAGCCCCCGGTTCGCGAGGTCGTAGACCGCGGGCATCAGCTTCTTGCGGGCCAAATCTCCGGTAACCCCGAAGATCACCAAGGAGGACGGGCCGGCCACCCGGGAAAGGCGGCGGTCCCGCGGATCGCGGAGCGGATTACTGCGCCGGGCGCCGTTCCGCTCGGAGTTCTGGCTGTTTCCGGAGTCGGGCATCGGGCTAGTTTCCTGCCTTTTGATCGGTTTCCGCCGGCAGCCGGCCGATCACCGATTCGAGTTGCGCCACGCCGTCCGCGCGCTCGGTCAAATGCAAACGCAGCACCGGCCGGCCGTGGTCGGCCAGGACTTGGGCGTCCCCGGCCGCCTGGGCTTCGATCAGCTGGCCGAAGCTGAACGGGCGGTCCGGAATGGCCAGGTCCTCCAGCGGCGCTGCGGTGATCTGCAGGAAGACGCCGACTGCCGGGCCGCCCTTGTGGAATTGGCCGGTGGAATGCAGGAACCTCGGCCCCCAACCGAAGGTCACCGGGCGGCCGGTGACCGCGGCGAGCTGATCGGCGACGCCGGCCAAC
Proteins encoded in this window:
- the tpiA gene encoding triose-phosphate isomerase, encoding MTTSTNGKFDRTPLIAGNWKMNMDHVQGITLLQKLAWTLSDAKHDFGRVEVAVFPPFTDLRGVQTLVQGDQLKVVYGGQDLSDQDSGAYTGDISGAFLAKLGCRYVLVGHSERRSIHGESDELLNRKLKAAYRHALTPILCVGEGLEIRQAGTHVAHTLDQVRAGVAGLTEAQAAELVIAYEPVWAIGTGEVAGPEDAQEMCAAIRAELAELFDQAIADKIRLLYGGSVKASNAAAILRERDVDGVLVGGASLDPAEFANIVRFESHLLTD
- the zwf gene encoding glucose-6-phosphate dehydrogenase, producing MPDSGNSQNSERNGARRSNPLRDPRDRRLSRVAGPSSLVIFGVTGDLARKKLMPAVYDLANRGLLPPSFALVGFARREWENEDFAQEVKDSVKAHSRTPFDEAVWNQLSEGIRFVQGEFDDDAAFERLKATLEELDADRGTRGNHAFYLSIPPKAFELVCRQLSAHGLAQSTPQSWRRVVIEKPFGHDLKSARALNDVVESVFPPDAVFRIDHYLGKETVQNLLALRFANQLFEPLWNANYVDHVQITMAEDIGTGGRAGYYDGVGAARDVIQNHLLQLLALTAMEEPISFNAEDLRAEKEKVLSAVKLPDDLSGHSARGQFAGGWQGGEKVLGYLEEEGIPADSTTETYAAIRLDINTRRWAGVPFYLRTGKRLGRRVTEIAVVFKKAPNLLFTDHGEDEFGQNAVVIRVQPDEGVTIRFGSKVPGTQMEVRDVTMDFGYGHAFTESSPEAYERLILDVLLGEPPLFPRHQEVELSWKILDPFEDFWAAKNQQPEAYQPGSWGPASADELLARDGRSWRRP
- a CDS encoding glucose-6-phosphate dehydrogenase assembly protein OpcA, producing MIVDLPNTTTSKISKEIQSMREQGGVVTLGRVLTLVVLTKGGYEEEAIEAANLASREHPCRIIVLAEGEAGEATRLDAQIRVGGDAGASEVIVLHGYGELGSQSESLVSALLLPDAPIVAWWPHGMPEVASQTSIGKIAHRRITDSANEANPREALKHISASFAEGDTDLAWTRLTNWRIQLAAAFDQLDDSPVTAVTVEGASDSPSTLLLAAWLHKALQVPTTVIEDPAGTGIRRVLLERPGGSIELLRPGVLEATLTQPEQPVQHISLPRRSLQDCLSEELRRLDPDEVFGEVITEGLQSLLASEGGES
- a CDS encoding ABC transporter substrate-binding protein, whose translation is MKFKVLPALLLAGLLSLTGCGAPDPTPAQAAGAAGGPAAATGPAVRINTSPEQNRIRADRDPDAAALLPQKNRDRARLVVATTAGSAPLSFHASDDKTVIGSELDLAQLVADKLGLALEIQVTSWESWPLKTQSGDYDAVFSNVGINDERRKIFDFASYRAAYMGFVAAAGSTRRLESAEDIAGLKIAVGPGTNQEKILLAWNETLLKAGRAPAELVNFGSASDTLLSLQSGRIDAALQPYPTAVYQQATASGVKVVGKVNAGWPKETLVAATTAKGNGLAAALSAAINSAIRDGSYGKVLDRWGLAEEALPESTVVS
- a CDS encoding ABC transporter substrate-binding protein, which produces MKPRNLRQRPGPRSRLRLLGSLLLLLSLPGVLNACADPSPASLAPAGTSDPVASPTGPAATGEPIRAALNPAAAALLPGSFAARGTLVVGNAPGSAPLGFYAADNVTVVGSEPAMAQLLADALGLKLSLQATSWADWPLGLGSGKYDAVISNVTVTEERKERFDFSSYRNDQLGFYARRDSPISKIERAADVAGKKIIVGSGTNQEKVLLAWDAENRAAGLAAVEFQYYDDASASDLAIQSGRSDLSFGPNATGAYKAAVSGKTKLVGLVSGGWPDTAEIAVTSKKGSGLAAAFTAALNGLIEDGSYAKVLERWGLSSEAIRQSRTNPPGLPRR
- the pgl gene encoding 6-phosphogluconolactonase, producing MSIRINVHPSFDVLAAATAARLITKLLDTQNERGEATVVLTGGTVGIATLKAVLDSPAYPAVDWSKVNFWWGDERFLPAGDPETNAKQAQDALLSRIGVDPARVHPMGGPDRFPDPFSAAESYAQELAASAEPADDEAADGAEADAEAQLRTKLPRFDVLLLGIGPDAHIASLFPEMAGIREKAAVAVGVENSPKPPPSRVSLTLPAINSAQEVWMVAAGSDKAGAVGLALAGANPVQVPAAGPAGRSKTLWLIDQDAAAKVPENLMLQ
- the secG gene encoding preprotein translocase subunit SecG: MQVLTIILQILLGITSLLLTLLILLHKGRGGGLSDMFGGGMSSSLGSSGVAEKNLNRFTVILGLTWGVVIVALGLVIKFSTVS